Proteins from one Nitrobacteraceae bacterium AZCC 2146 genomic window:
- a CDS encoding aminoacrylate hydrolase (product_source=KO:K09023; cath_funfam=3.40.50.1820; cog=COG0596; ko=KO:K09023; pfam=PF12697; superfamily=53474; tigrfam=TIGR03611): MPYASGVGGAEIYYEKHGSGTPIIMSAGMGGSGSFWTPQLTALSGRHTVILYDHAGTGRSKTDATCVRSIAGMVDDVTGVMDHAGIDAAHIVGHAVGGIVGIELAMSRPERLRSLTVVNGWGRADPFLRRCFEVRQQLLNQSGPKAYVRAQPLFLFPPQWISENIAHLEAQEEHMLAHFPATATMNQRIEMFLAFDPGARLATITTPTLVTTATDDALVPAYLTRQLAAAIPGAQLREVEYGAHAFTAVTPEVFNMMLLDFLESIDE; encoded by the coding sequence ATGCCTTACGCGAGCGGGGTCGGCGGCGCCGAGATCTATTACGAGAAGCACGGAAGCGGCACACCGATCATAATGTCGGCCGGCATGGGCGGCAGCGGCTCGTTCTGGACGCCGCAGCTTACGGCGCTCAGTGGACGGCACACCGTCATTCTTTACGATCACGCGGGCACCGGACGCAGCAAGACCGACGCCACCTGCGTTCGCTCGATTGCCGGCATGGTCGACGATGTCACCGGCGTCATGGACCACGCCGGGATCGACGCAGCTCATATCGTCGGCCATGCGGTCGGCGGCATCGTCGGGATTGAGCTGGCCATGAGTCGGCCGGAGCGGCTACGCAGCCTGACCGTGGTCAATGGCTGGGGACGGGCCGACCCGTTTCTGCGGCGCTGCTTCGAAGTCCGCCAGCAACTTCTCAACCAGTCCGGGCCAAAGGCCTATGTGCGGGCGCAGCCGCTGTTTCTGTTTCCACCGCAATGGATCTCGGAAAACATCGCGCATCTGGAAGCCCAGGAAGAGCACATGCTCGCGCATTTTCCGGCTACCGCAACGATGAACCAGCGGATTGAGATGTTTCTCGCCTTCGATCCCGGCGCGCGGCTCGCCACGATCACAACACCGACGCTGGTCACGACCGCGACTGACGACGCACTGGTGCCAGCCTATCTGACGCGGCAGCTCGCCGCGGCGATTCCTGGCGCGCAACTGCGTGAGGTCGAGTACGGCGCCCATGCCTTCACCGCGGTGACACCTGAAGTATTCAATATGATGCTGCTGGATTTCCTTGAGAGCATCGACGAATAG
- a CDS encoding polar amino acid transport system permease protein (product_source=KO:K02029; cath_funfam=1.10.3720.10; cog=COG0765; ko=KO:K02029; pfam=PF00528; superfamily=161098; tigrfam=TIGR01726; transmembrane_helix_parts=Outside_1_27,TMhelix_28_50,Inside_51_70,TMhelix_71_103,Outside_104_193,TMhelix_194_213,Inside_214_223) encodes MELLLENFANLDSLLRIYPLLLQGLIYTIWLSAVALPLGILLGLAIAVIYSFRNRWLNIALLIYIDLFRSFPVVVLLILIFYGLPFLGLTLGGFTAAVLAIVLNNSGYYGEIFRAGILSVPPGQTEAARALGFKPLHVVFYIILPQAIRNVLAPLASNSLELVKTTPIAALVALPELLRSARVAQEQTYNPTPLMAAAVIFFVILYPFARWVARLERQALKAR; translated from the coding sequence ATGGAGCTGCTCCTCGAAAATTTCGCCAATCTGGATTCGCTGTTGCGGATTTATCCGCTGCTGCTGCAGGGGCTGATCTACACGATCTGGCTGTCAGCCGTGGCGCTGCCACTCGGAATTCTGCTCGGCTTGGCCATCGCCGTGATCTACAGTTTCAGGAACCGATGGCTGAACATCGCGTTGCTGATCTATATCGACCTCTTCAGGTCGTTTCCGGTCGTCGTTCTGCTGATCCTGATCTTTTACGGCCTGCCCTTCCTCGGGCTGACGCTGGGCGGCTTCACCGCAGCCGTCCTTGCCATCGTTCTCAACAACTCCGGCTATTACGGCGAGATTTTCCGTGCCGGCATCCTCTCCGTTCCGCCGGGCCAGACCGAGGCGGCGCGCGCACTGGGCTTCAAGCCGCTCCATGTCGTCTTCTACATCATTCTGCCGCAGGCCATCCGCAACGTGCTGGCGCCGCTGGCCAGCAACTCGCTGGAACTGGTGAAGACAACGCCGATCGCTGCTCTCGTCGCGCTGCCGGAACTGTTGAGGTCAGCACGCGTCGCCCAGGAGCAGACTTACAATCCGACGCCATTGATGGCTGCCGCCGTCATCTTTTTTGTCATCCTGTATCCGTTCGCGCGCTGGGTGGCGCGGCTGGAGCGGCAGGCCCTCAAGGCTCGGTGA
- a CDS encoding NitT/TauT family transport system ATP-binding protein (product_source=KO:K02049; cath_funfam=3.40.50.300; cog=COG1116; ko=KO:K02049; pfam=PF00005; smart=SM00382; superfamily=52540): MSAPEAEVVLRAQDVGMTFNPDAAAPVNAIADIGFELHKGEVVAIVGPSGCGKTTLFNIIAGLLEPTQGKIQVNGKQVHQATGHVGYMLQKDLLLPWRTVLDNVIIGLQVRKMPRKDAETIARTLIEAYGLKDFEDSYPSALSGGMRQRVAFMRTLAFSPDVILLDEPFSALDSQTRLVLQADMARIIRERNCSVVLVTHDVGEAITMADRIVVITSRPGRVKAIHTVGIDADLRHPMKIRKQQRFTELYETIWAELGVDIAA, encoded by the coding sequence AAGTCGTCCTGCGCGCCCAGGATGTCGGGATGACCTTCAATCCCGACGCCGCGGCGCCGGTCAACGCCATCGCCGATATCGGTTTTGAGCTTCACAAGGGCGAGGTCGTCGCCATCGTAGGTCCCTCCGGCTGTGGCAAGACCACGCTGTTCAACATCATCGCGGGATTGCTGGAGCCGACGCAGGGCAAGATCCAGGTCAACGGCAAGCAGGTGCATCAGGCCACCGGGCACGTCGGCTACATGCTGCAGAAGGACCTGCTGCTGCCGTGGCGTACCGTGCTGGACAATGTGATCATCGGCCTGCAGGTGCGGAAGATGCCGCGCAAGGACGCGGAGACGATCGCCCGCACCCTGATCGAGGCTTATGGCCTGAAAGACTTTGAGGACAGCTACCCCTCGGCCCTGTCCGGCGGCATGCGCCAGCGCGTCGCCTTCATGCGGACGCTGGCGTTCAGCCCCGACGTCATCCTGCTCGACGAGCCGTTCTCGGCGCTCGACAGCCAGACCCGTCTGGTGTTGCAGGCCGATATGGCGCGCATCATCCGCGAGCGGAATTGCAGCGTCGTGCTTGTGACCCATGATGTGGGCGAGGCCATCACCATGGCGGATCGCATTGTGGTCATCACCAGCCGCCCCGGCCGGGTGAAGGCGATCCACACCGTCGGGATTGATGCGGACTTGCGGCACCCGATGAAAATCCGCAAACAGCAGCGGTTCACCGAACTCTACGAAACCATCTGGGCTGAGCTTGGCGTCGACATAGCAGCCTAG
- a CDS encoding allantoinase (product_source=KO:K16842; cath_funfam=3.20.20.370; cog=COG0726; ko=KO:K16842; pfam=PF01522; superfamily=88713) — protein sequence MTQQNDHLERNFVGYGRTPPNPKWPGAARIALNVCINYEEGSEPSFPDGDGFSETALTEGGAGGFEGRDLAAESMFEYGSRIGFWRILRMLSERGMTATVMGCALALERNDEACSAIREHGYDVCAHGWRWERHQLLNEDEERERIRNTVESLARTIGERPLGWYCRYGPSVNTRRLVVEEGGFLYDSDAYNDELPYWTRVAGRPHLIVPYGLANNDAKFSRGAMATANDFFEYLRDAFDLLYAEGATAPKMMSVGLHTRIIGHPGRAAGLQRFLDHVANHPSVWVCRRADIARHWRDTHPPAL from the coding sequence ATGACGCAGCAGAACGATCATCTCGAACGTAATTTCGTCGGCTACGGCCGGACGCCACCGAATCCGAAATGGCCGGGAGCGGCGCGCATCGCTCTCAATGTTTGCATCAATTACGAAGAGGGATCCGAACCGTCGTTTCCGGATGGTGATGGCTTTAGCGAGACGGCACTGACCGAAGGCGGCGCGGGCGGTTTCGAGGGACGCGACCTCGCCGCGGAATCGATGTTCGAATATGGCAGCCGCATCGGCTTCTGGCGCATTCTGCGCATGCTGTCGGAACGCGGAATGACCGCAACCGTGATGGGGTGCGCGCTGGCGCTGGAGCGTAACGACGAGGCCTGTTCAGCGATTCGCGAGCACGGCTATGACGTGTGCGCGCATGGCTGGCGATGGGAGCGGCACCAGCTTCTGAACGAAGACGAAGAGCGCGAACGCATCCGCAACACCGTCGAAAGCCTTGCACGTACCATCGGCGAGCGGCCGCTGGGCTGGTATTGCCGCTATGGACCAAGCGTCAATACGCGCCGCCTCGTCGTCGAAGAGGGCGGGTTCCTCTACGATTCCGACGCCTACAACGACGAGCTGCCGTATTGGACCCGGGTCGCCGGCCGACCGCATCTGATCGTGCCTTACGGCCTGGCCAACAACGACGCCAAGTTCAGCCGCGGAGCCATGGCGACCGCCAACGACTTCTTCGAATATCTGCGCGATGCCTTCGACCTGCTTTATGCCGAAGGGGCGACGGCGCCCAAAATGATGTCGGTCGGCCTGCATACGCGCATCATCGGTCATCCGGGCCGCGCGGCGGGATTGCAGCGCTTCCTGGATCACGTTGCGAACCACCCTTCGGTCTGGGTCTGTCGCCGTGCAGATATCGCACGCCATTGGCGCGACACCCATCCGCCCGCGCTTTGA
- a CDS encoding NAD(P)-dependent dehydrogenase (short-subunit alcohol dehydrogenase family) (product_source=COG1028; cath_funfam=3.40.50.720; cog=COG1028; pfam=PF13561; superfamily=51735) has product MTRRLADKSILITGASSGIGRAIARRFADEGARLVLADLTADVREGGVPTADLLRAEGHEVEFIQMDVSSEEDVARAVGRTIERFGRLDVLVNNAAIGVGKSLADTSLAEWNRALAVNLTGVFLMSRAAVRQMLKQDVRHEARGRIVNISSQHGMIACPEDIAYGTSKSGVVYMTRQIAADYAGDYIICNAVAPGKIVTGKPGRAAEPRWMDYSRSRTPMPRLGKPDDVANAALFLASDEATFMTGENILVDGGWMAA; this is encoded by the coding sequence ATGACACGTCGTCTTGCTGACAAATCAATCCTCATTACAGGTGCATCGTCTGGCATCGGCCGGGCGATTGCCCGGCGTTTCGCCGACGAGGGTGCGCGGCTCGTTCTCGCAGATCTGACCGCCGACGTTCGCGAAGGTGGAGTTCCCACCGCAGACCTGCTGCGCGCGGAGGGGCATGAGGTTGAATTCATCCAGATGGACGTCTCATCCGAGGAGGATGTGGCCCGCGCCGTCGGACGCACGATCGAGCGCTTCGGTCGCCTCGACGTGCTGGTCAACAACGCCGCGATTGGCGTCGGAAAATCCCTGGCGGACACCAGCCTCGCCGAGTGGAACAGGGCGCTTGCGGTCAATCTGACCGGCGTGTTTCTGATGTCGCGTGCGGCTGTCAGGCAGATGCTGAAACAGGACGTGCGCCACGAGGCCCGCGGACGTATCGTCAATATTTCGTCCCAGCATGGCATGATCGCCTGCCCGGAAGACATCGCCTATGGCACATCAAAATCGGGCGTCGTCTACATGACCCGCCAGATCGCAGCCGACTACGCCGGAGACTATATCATCTGCAATGCGGTCGCCCCGGGCAAGATCGTGACCGGCAAACCGGGCCGGGCGGCCGAGCCACGCTGGATGGATTATTCCCGCAGCCGAACGCCGATGCCGCGGCTGGGCAAGCCTGACGACGTCGCCAATGCAGCGCTGTTTCTGGCCTCGGATGAGGCAACGTTTATGACGGGCGAGAACATTCTCGTCGATGGCGGCTGGATGGCGGCATGA
- a CDS encoding His/Glu/Gln/Arg/opine family amino acid ABC transporter permease subunit (product_source=TIGR01726; cath_funfam=1.10.3720.10; cog=COG0765; pfam=PF00528; superfamily=161098; tigrfam=TIGR01726; transmembrane_helix_parts=Outside_1_26,TMhelix_27_49,Inside_50_60,TMhelix_61_83,Outside_84_97,TMhelix_98_120,Inside_121_132,TMhelix_133_155,Outside_156_192,TMhelix_193_215,Inside_216_223): MDRIVEYYFNARVLAIAFPEVLAGFRTTVIVSLLVIACGTLIGLSLALVRCANWRPVNFVISVYVDVLRTLPQLVVIVFIYFGLPYLDLTMSPFLTTVLALGMVLSAFSTEIFWSAIMALPRGQWDAASALGFSRVRTLTTIILPQAIRLAIPLLTNRAISISKGTALGTAVSLPETLGQAQSVMALVANPSPLTLAAAFYITFFLPLVVASRWIEYRYSQGR, translated from the coding sequence ATGGACCGGATCGTCGAATATTACTTCAACGCCAGGGTTCTCGCGATCGCCTTCCCCGAGGTGCTGGCGGGTTTTCGCACGACCGTCATCGTCTCCCTTCTGGTGATCGCATGCGGCACGCTGATCGGCCTTTCGCTCGCATTGGTACGCTGTGCGAATTGGCGCCCGGTCAATTTCGTCATCTCCGTCTATGTCGATGTGCTACGGACGCTGCCGCAACTGGTCGTCATCGTCTTTATCTATTTCGGCCTGCCCTACCTTGATCTCACGATGTCGCCGTTCCTGACCACCGTGCTGGCGCTGGGCATGGTGCTGTCAGCCTTCAGCACCGAAATCTTCTGGTCCGCGATCATGGCGCTGCCGCGCGGACAATGGGACGCCGCTAGCGCGCTCGGCTTCAGCCGGGTCCGAACGCTGACAACGATCATTCTTCCGCAGGCCATCCGGCTTGCCATCCCGCTTCTGACCAACCGGGCGATTTCGATCAGCAAGGGAACGGCGCTCGGCACCGCTGTCTCGCTGCCGGAGACGCTGGGACAGGCGCAAAGCGTGATGGCACTGGTTGCCAACCCCTCGCCGCTCACGCTCGCGGCGGCGTTCTACATCACGTTCTTTCTACCATTGGTGGTCGCCAGCCGGTGGATCGAATACCGATACAGCCAGGGGCGCTGA
- a CDS encoding nucleoside-diphosphate-sugar epimerase (product_source=COG0451; cath_funfam=3.40.50.720; cog=COG0451; pfam=PF01370; superfamily=51735) encodes MTTLITGGSGFIGLSIAERLIAEGEDVVLFDLKAPAADMLSRQELAGVIMVTGDVRNAADIDRVLGVTDIGRVIHTAAMTPNQQREHDEARRIVDVNIGGTVTLLERVATRSSIKRIVVLSSVAVYGFSKPTSSGLFEEDLSPPAPAALYGITKLAAEQAALRIGHLHGMDVRVIRLGPVYGAWESHTGARDALSPHHQIIGMALEGREVILPRAMTADWIYSRDAADGIARVSSATTLRHHTYHVGGGILSSLAQWCEIIARHIPDFRWKMAESETAGNVIYSLPKDRAPLNIARLTGDTGFRPLHDLESAARAIILPGFKAASVLRGPHGRPEFNDTSSC; translated from the coding sequence ATGACCACTCTGATCACTGGCGGAAGCGGCTTTATCGGCCTTTCAATTGCTGAACGTCTGATCGCCGAGGGCGAAGACGTCGTTCTGTTCGACTTGAAAGCCCCCGCCGCCGATATGCTGTCGCGTCAGGAGCTCGCCGGCGTCATCATGGTCACCGGAGACGTCAGGAACGCAGCCGACATCGACCGCGTTCTGGGCGTTACCGACATTGGCCGGGTGATTCATACGGCCGCCATGACGCCTAATCAGCAGCGCGAGCACGACGAAGCGCGCCGGATCGTCGACGTCAATATTGGCGGGACGGTCACCCTTCTTGAACGAGTGGCAACGCGGTCTTCAATCAAGCGTATCGTCGTTCTCAGTTCCGTTGCCGTCTACGGCTTCTCGAAGCCTACCTCGTCGGGGCTGTTCGAAGAAGACCTGTCACCGCCGGCCCCCGCAGCCCTCTATGGCATTACCAAGCTTGCGGCCGAACAGGCCGCGCTCCGCATCGGCCATCTCCATGGCATGGACGTTCGCGTGATCAGGCTGGGGCCGGTCTACGGGGCATGGGAAAGCCATACCGGCGCGCGCGATGCGTTGAGTCCGCATCACCAGATAATCGGCATGGCGCTGGAAGGCCGCGAAGTCATACTGCCCCGCGCCATGACAGCGGACTGGATCTATTCCCGTGACGCGGCCGATGGCATTGCCAGGGTGAGCAGCGCGACGACGTTGCGCCACCACACCTACCATGTCGGCGGCGGCATACTGTCCAGTCTGGCGCAATGGTGCGAGATCATCGCCCGGCACATTCCCGACTTTCGCTGGAAAATGGCTGAATCCGAAACAGCGGGCAATGTGATCTATTCATTGCCAAAAGATCGCGCGCCGCTGAACATCGCCCGATTGACCGGCGATACTGGCTTTCGGCCCTTGCACGATCTGGAATCTGCGGCGCGCGCGATTATCTTGCCTGGCTTCAAAGCGGCGAGCGTTCTCCGCGGGCCGCACGGGAGGCCGGAGTTCAATGACACGTCGTCTTGCTGA
- a CDS encoding ABC-type polar amino acid transport system ATPase subunit (product_source=COG1126; cath_funfam=3.40.50.300; cog=COG1126; pfam=PF00005; smart=SM00382; superfamily=52540), with product MTNSSETTMMHASGEMALPETASPIIEMSGVTKWYGDVQVLKDINFTVARGERVVVCGPSGSGKSTMIRCINRLEEHRDGRIVVNGVELDHSTRNVDVVRRDVGMVFQQFNLFPHLTVLQNLTIAPRKIRGASRQEADEIARYFLDRVRISEQADKYPNQLSGGQQQRVAIARALCMTPKIMLFDEPTSALDPEMIQEVLDVMVGLAREGMTMVCVTHEMGFARTVADRVVFMDAGKIVEEGAPTDFFSNPKNDRTRAFLKQIMHR from the coding sequence ATGACGAACAGTTCGGAGACAACGATGATGCACGCGTCTGGCGAGATGGCGCTCCCGGAAACGGCTTCGCCGATTATCGAGATGTCCGGCGTCACAAAATGGTACGGCGACGTTCAGGTCCTGAAAGACATCAATTTCACTGTCGCGCGCGGTGAACGCGTTGTGGTCTGCGGGCCTTCCGGATCCGGTAAATCAACCATGATCCGCTGCATCAACCGGCTGGAGGAACATCGCGACGGTCGTATTGTCGTGAATGGCGTTGAACTTGATCACTCGACGAGAAATGTCGATGTGGTCCGCCGCGACGTCGGCATGGTGTTTCAACAGTTCAATCTGTTTCCACACCTGACGGTGCTGCAAAACCTGACCATTGCGCCGCGAAAGATTCGCGGTGCCAGCAGGCAGGAGGCCGACGAGATCGCCCGTTACTTCCTGGACCGTGTGCGGATTTCGGAACAGGCCGACAAATATCCCAATCAATTGTCTGGCGGGCAGCAGCAGCGCGTCGCGATCGCACGTGCGCTGTGCATGACGCCAAAGATCATGCTGTTCGATGAGCCGACCTCGGCGCTGGATCCTGAAATGATCCAGGAGGTCCTCGACGTTATGGTCGGTCTCGCACGCGAGGGCATGACCATGGTGTGCGTCACCCACGAAATGGGGTTTGCCAGGACGGTGGCCGATCGAGTCGTCTTCATGGATGCTGGAAAGATCGTTGAGGAGGGAGCTCCCACCGACTTTTTCTCAAATCCCAAGAATGACCGGACCCGCGCGTTTCTCAAGCAGATCATGCATCGGTAG
- a CDS encoding ureidoglycolate lyase (product_source=KO:K01483; cath_funfam=2.60.120.480; cog=COG3194; ko=KO:K01483; pfam=PF04115; superfamily=51182) — translation MIEAPYTVTPEPLSPEAFALFGDVAERPIEQRRRYLPTSLDRADDAKTFSLWISNAAAVGVLPLRLVTLERHPYSAQTFIPLGTGRFLVIVCKPDPDGHPDLATLRCFIAGAQQSVTFGRNVWHHPMTVLDHSMEFAVAMGMTGRQDDDVFVTLDAVVNVVKPQTP, via the coding sequence ATGATCGAAGCGCCCTATACCGTAACCCCCGAGCCGCTATCGCCCGAGGCGTTCGCGCTGTTCGGCGATGTCGCCGAGCGCCCGATCGAGCAGCGCCGGCGTTACCTTCCGACGTCCCTGGACCGTGCCGACGACGCAAAGACCTTCTCGCTGTGGATCAGCAACGCGGCAGCCGTCGGCGTTCTGCCGCTGCGACTGGTCACGCTCGAGCGCCACCCCTACTCCGCCCAGACCTTCATTCCGCTCGGAACTGGCCGATTCCTCGTTATCGTTTGCAAGCCCGATCCGGACGGACACCCGGATCTGGCTACGCTACGGTGCTTCATTGCCGGTGCGCAGCAAAGCGTGACATTCGGGCGAAACGTCTGGCATCACCCGATGACCGTGCTCGACCATTCCATGGAATTTGCCGTCGCCATGGGAATGACCGGGCGTCAGGATGACGATGTGTTCGTCACCCTTGATGCGGTCGTTAATGTCGTCAAGCCGCAAACCCCGTAG
- a CDS encoding polar amino acid transport system substrate-binding protein (product_source=KO:K02030; cath_funfam=3.40.190.10; cleavage_site_network=SignalP-noTM; cog=COG0834; ko=KO:K02030; pfam=PF00497; smart=SM00062; superfamily=53850) yields the protein MKLKFTILALLLSTGGTMGGIASAQEADHPSDKPMIVASDFGVAPWMVRGANGPEGFGADLINEIGKDLGRPKVEIVDINFSGLFAALFAKRAEFLVNPLNLTAERADRMLYTEPLFSTGNGFLVRAADEMKGFEDLKGKAVAVNRGTISDTWATANAEKYGFEVQRYDVFPDTVQAILTRRAFTALNEIPTTVFAASQNKAIKVGFKDFNGRNFAYAFRLEDTEYRNKVENVIECMKLDGRLRKLHEKWYGAAPDAGSAVDTVYFGYGPPGFKGFEPTAHVPKCK from the coding sequence ATGAAACTGAAATTCACGATACTCGCGCTGCTGCTCTCGACAGGTGGCACGATGGGCGGCATCGCCAGCGCACAGGAAGCCGATCATCCTTCGGACAAGCCGATGATCGTCGCGTCCGACTTCGGCGTGGCGCCGTGGATGGTGCGCGGCGCAAATGGGCCCGAGGGCTTCGGCGCCGATCTCATCAACGAGATCGGCAAGGACCTTGGACGCCCCAAGGTCGAAATCGTCGACATCAATTTCTCCGGGCTGTTCGCCGCGCTGTTTGCCAAGCGCGCTGAATTCCTTGTCAATCCGCTGAACCTGACGGCCGAGCGCGCTGACCGCATGCTCTACACCGAGCCGCTGTTCTCCACCGGCAACGGTTTTCTGGTCCGCGCCGCCGATGAAATGAAAGGTTTCGAAGATCTCAAAGGCAAGGCCGTCGCCGTAAACCGAGGCACGATCTCCGACACCTGGGCGACCGCAAACGCCGAGAAATACGGCTTTGAGGTGCAGCGCTACGATGTCTTCCCGGATACCGTCCAGGCGATCCTGACCCGCCGCGCATTCACGGCGCTCAACGAAATCCCGACCACGGTGTTCGCGGCCAGCCAGAACAAGGCGATCAAGGTCGGCTTCAAGGATTTCAACGGCCGCAACTTTGCTTACGCCTTCCGGTTGGAAGACACCGAATATCGCAACAAGGTCGAGAACGTGATTGAGTGCATGAAGCTCGACGGCCGCCTGCGCAAGCTGCATGAGAAGTGGTATGGCGCAGCGCCCGACGCGGGCTCCGCCGTGGACACCGTCTATTTCGGCTACGGCCCTCCCGGCTTCAAGGGGTTCGAGCCCACCGCGCATGTGCCCAAGTGCAAGTGA
- a CDS encoding NADPH2:quinone reductase (product_source=KO:K00344; cath_funfam=3.40.50.720; cog=COG0604; ko=KO:K00344; pfam=PF00107,PF08240; superfamily=51735): MTKARAVQVAAFGAPDVMKVVTFDLAAPGAGEAQIRQTAIGFNYLDISQRAGAMPLPLPTGIGHEAAGVVEAIGSGVTEVKVGDRVAYMNAGIGAYADRRNVAASKLVVLPVSVSDEAAATLLFKGMTVQYLVKKTHAIQPGDLVLVHSAAGGVGQILSSWAKALGATVVGTASTPEKCEIALKAGCDFAIDYSKPDWPARFLEATGGRKARVVYDAVGKDTFMHSLDCTAPFGLVVLYGAASGPVPALEPELLNKKGCLFLTRPSVFPHNADPATFRANAADLFDAIATGKVKVDIGARFKLDDIVKAHEAAKGRATTGAILITP; the protein is encoded by the coding sequence ATGACCAAGGCAAGAGCAGTTCAGGTAGCGGCGTTCGGCGCTCCTGATGTGATGAAGGTCGTAACCTTCGATCTCGCCGCGCCCGGTGCCGGCGAAGCACAGATCCGCCAGACCGCGATCGGATTCAACTATCTCGACATCTCGCAGCGTGCCGGCGCGATGCCACTGCCGTTGCCGACCGGGATCGGCCACGAGGCCGCCGGTGTGGTTGAAGCCATCGGTTCCGGCGTGACCGAAGTGAAGGTCGGCGACCGCGTCGCCTATATGAACGCGGGCATCGGCGCCTATGCCGACCGACGCAATGTCGCCGCCAGCAAGCTTGTGGTATTGCCGGTCAGCGTCAGCGACGAAGCCGCCGCGACGCTGCTGTTCAAGGGTATGACGGTACAATATCTGGTCAAGAAGACCCACGCGATCCAGCCCGGCGATCTCGTGCTGGTGCATTCGGCGGCAGGCGGCGTCGGCCAGATCCTCAGCAGCTGGGCCAAGGCGCTCGGCGCCACCGTGGTCGGCACCGCCAGCACGCCGGAGAAATGCGAGATCGCGCTGAAGGCCGGCTGCGATTTCGCCATCGACTATTCGAAGCCGGACTGGCCCGCCAGATTCCTCGAAGCGACCGGCGGCCGCAAGGCGCGCGTCGTGTACGACGCGGTGGGTAAGGACACTTTCATGCATTCGCTCGATTGCACCGCGCCGTTCGGGCTTGTGGTGCTGTACGGCGCGGCTTCGGGTCCCGTGCCTGCGCTCGAGCCCGAATTGCTCAACAAGAAGGGCTGCCTGTTTCTGACACGGCCGTCGGTGTTCCCGCACAATGCGGATCCCGCCACGTTCCGCGCCAATGCGGCCGATCTGTTCGACGCGATTGCGACCGGCAAGGTCAAGGTCGATATCGGCGCGCGCTTCAAGCTTGACGATATCGTCAAGGCTCATGAGGCGGCGAAAGGCCGGGCCACGACGGGCGCGATCCTGATCACGCCCTGA